CTAAAGCCCATTGCTTGGTGTTGGCAGGTGTCCTGTGGTGGTCTGACCTCAGGGAAGCTGAGTGAGCATGTACAGGAACTCCCTGTACCAAAAACCTGAAATTGCTCCAacgtaacattttaaattttatcactcTAATTAATTTCTTGTTACTAGAAGACTTTCCTTTGCATTCAGAGTAAAATGGAGGTGGACCAATTTCTTACTGTTATGGTGTATCAAACAGATTAGTTTAATTCCTATAAACTAATAGAATTAGGACTGATTTCACCTGTAATTGGAGGGAGGGAGTTacagggttgggggaggtgggTGGCTTGTTTTGTGTGTAAGTGTAATAATCTTTTATCCAGAACTTGGACACCACATGGAAGTTTGACAGCCTTCTGAGGAAGGCTATGTGCTGCTTGTTCAGAACTATTACCTTATAAACATGGGTTCCTAGAAACGTATGTGATAAAGAGACAAATGACCTCAAGCTTCCAGGATAGTGGGGAGAGGGGATCTACATCGTAAACCCAGTTTGTTTGAATTCACACACTTAGGCCCTGAGTGTCCTACCAAAATGATTCGGGGGAGGAGGGACTGTCTTCAGGTTTTCTCCCCAGCTGGGAAATCCCATCTCTACACCCATGTTTCGGGGGAGCAGCGTCTGATCGCTTTGCCTCTGGTCCAGCTCGCAGGGGGAGTGCGGTCCTCGGCACGCCTGAGAGCCCGAAGTTGCTCAGCCAGACTGACCTCTGCCCAGGGGGTCGGGATTGCCACGTCCACCAAGACAGTATGTCAGGTGAGCCTCTCATTCACACAATGACACCAGGATCCAAACTGGAGCGTTCAATCCCCAGTGCGCTGTATTGGAAACCAGAGCAGCAAGGGAAGGTGCTGGGAGTGCCATCGGATCTGGGGCTCTTATTTCCGAGTGGCTGCTCATCAGTGGGCGGGCACATGTCTCTGACTCCACCTCCTTTAATGGGGCCTTCTGAGTGATGGTGGCCTGCTGCCATCCTGCCCATCCCTAAGGGTTTCCAGAGAAAGGAAAGTGGGCTGGGGAAAAGATCCGTGTCCCTGTACCATGTCGTGCGTCTGTGGTTGCCTGGCAGTCCTCATCCTGGCATTGCCGTAGGTCGGTCGGCCTCATTGAGGCTGGGACTTGGTTCAATACCAGCAGCTGTCAGTCCCCTCCCAGTGCACAGCGTGGGAAagctgggctgaagccagtgtaCGTGTTTAAAGAGCCCTTCTCAGTCCCTACCTTCACACAACTTAGGTTGTAGCCAAACCATGGAAACTGGATTCTTTGTTAAAAGATTGTAATCTGTGAGTGTACCAGAGCGATGTCGGGGATGTCTAGGTTCTTCCCCAGCTGTCCCCTTAGTGGCAAGCAGTGAGCTGACCCTACAGAGAAGCTGGGCCTCAGCATCTCCCAGGGTAAGGTGGGAGGAATGCCAGCCTCGGGCTCGGGACTGGTTTGTGTGCCATCCGCTCTGTAATGCTAAGACGGGTCGCTTTTCCCTGACGTTTTTCTTCCTCGATAGACTTTCTCATCCCACAAAGCCACAGACAGGAGAACTTCCAAAAAGTTCAAGTGTGACAAAGGCCATCTTGTGAAATCGGAATTACAGAAACTGGTCCCTAAGAGCGAGAGTACTAGCCCACCCGAAGTGCCCCTGGAGACCCCTTATAAGAATGAGCCCCCAGAGTTGGCTGAAGACGGCCAGTTGCCCCAGGGAAAGGAAGCCGGCGTTTCCACAGTGCAGGAGACCACAGGCCTTCCCCTCGGTCACAGCCAAGTGCTGAGTGACGCTTGCTCAGCAAGGACTGACGATGGCCTCTCTGGGGCCCTTCCAGGAAGAGAACTGAACAGCAGCTCCGCAGTGGGGGGCAGGCCCACGCCGGAGCCAGAGCAGGCCCAGAAGCCACCCCTGCAGATGGACAGCAGCGTCTTCCTGGACGATGACAGCAACCAGCCCATGCCAGTCAGCCAGTTCTTCGGCAACGTGGAGCTCATGCAGGTGAGTCCTGTCGCAGTCCAGCCACGACGAGACTATTACGGGGTCtttgaatgggaaaaggtatggaattgaaataaatgatagacagggacttaaagatatatataatatatatacagatgggttcaggaggacgccacggcaaacagtccctactgttccttagccataatgtccctgctcccagaaacacatccacttttattcatagaaaaaatggggtccatcagcaattcaattaagtttccaaggcaactcaaagacaacccccaccatgccatccaaatctactttacactaataagaaactagcttccagcctcctccggagaacacgggtgagacaaatgagaatcaggtgtagctctttgttaactaggcaaatgaggtgggtttgggcccagcacctctgtccagattgcaaaaataccgtttatttatttggtccccaacaagtcCAGCGGCACCTTCTCCCCTTGGGGGTTCCTCAGCAGACTGCACCCCCAGGGACTGCGTGTAAACACTACCTCCCCGCACAAGAGGAGGTTATGAAACAGTGGCTCACTGCACTGGGCACGCCCACCCTCCCTCTGCCCCGCTCAGAGCCTCTGCCACGGTGCTGGGCAGGGTCCCTGCCATGGCCCTTGGTGTGGGTGCTGCAGGGCTGTGCGCGCTCTGGACCTCACTGCAGGGTCGTGAGATCCTGTCTGGTTGCTGAGCTGCCGCCCCATACTGACTGGGCTGCCTCTTTTTCCGTCTCTCCCTTGAGGTGAGCCGAGTCTCCACCTGGAGAGCAGTGTGGCACTGGGTCCCCGCCGTCTGCAGGCAGGTGCTGACCAGAGGGTGGTTGTGACTGACGATGGTGTGTTCTCTTCCCCCAAGGACCTCCCACCAGCGTCTTCATCTTGTCCTTCAGTGAGCAGACGAGAGTTCAGGAAGATGCACTTCCGAGCCaaagaggatgaggaagaggaggatgcgGAAATGTAGGGAACAGAACACACACTACAGCTTCTGTACCTACTGAGTGCAGTGGACTACTGATAGCGTAGCAAATTATGAGACTTATAAAATGTATCCCCAAGAGGACGTGACAGTGATCAGATTTCCCGTGGGGAGGTTCCGCGGGTGGTATCCCTGGAGGGTGGAGCCCACTGCGGTGTGTGCAGGGGAGTGTCTTGTCTGCTGTCCCCGCAGAGGGGAGGATAGTATGAGCCCGCCGAGGGGCTGTGGTTAAACACGATGCATTTGTAGAGAAAACGCTCTGCTTAAGAACTTTAGGTTTGAGAATGTGcggtttaatttttcattgtcagAATGCAATCGTTCTTGTGATTGAGTCCGTGACCGTTCTTAAGGAACTCTCCTCTATTTCTGTCTAGGAAGCTCGTGTGGACCTTGGAAATTTTGCAAGATACATACGGGGgaaatataaaatctattttgaaaaatatctttaagCTGAAACtgtcttcctttctaaaatgtatGGGAGCAAAGTAGGGAAGGTGAACCCTGCCCGGCCCCAGccccgtccctgtccctgtccccttcaTCAGATTAGGTCGCCTCTGTCCTGGAGCTGAACGCCCAGGCTGTGGACCTGAGGGTAGGCCCTCCTGTGGAAGAGGTGTGGCCTGAGCACATTCCTCACCCTGTGAGGTAGGGAGGGGCCGTCTTCTGGTTTATTACATCTTCATCCAGTTTCCTGCTCACAGTTCTGCACACCCCTAGAGTTTCCTAAGCGTTGAGAGTATTGTCATTACGAGGTGGCTTTGAGACCACATGGGTGCGGGCTGGTTAGCAGGAGAACTAACCCtgtgattagagggttggaacactcagccccacccctggacctcctgggaggggagaggggctagaAGTCGAATCACTCGCCCAGTGGCCAAGGACCTAGCCAGTCCTGACTCAGGAATGAAGCCACAGTAAAACCCTGGAAGACAGCTCAGCTCTTTGGTCCTTTCTCGGAGAGCTTCCTTCCGGGTTGGTGAACGTGTGGTGAGCCTGGACAGGGCACCGAAGTCCCCCGCCCGAGCCCACCCACCTTGCCGTGTCTGTTCCGTTGGGCCGTCTGAGTATCACCTTTTACGATACACCATGAACATGTTTTTCTGTGGAGTCCAGCTGTGCAGCGAGGGCCAAGCTGTTCTCAGCGTGCTACTGGGCACAGCTGGCCCCACAGGCCACACCTCCCAGTCCTCGGGGAGGAGCACCTCGTGCCGCCTTCTTGCAGTGGATTGTAACACTCTACGATGGGTCTTTGCAACATGACACACAGTCATATACGGAGCCCACTGGGCGACAGACAGAGCCCTGTGAGGGACGGAGCCCACTGGGCGACGGACAGAGCCCTGTGAGGGATGGAGCCCTGCGTGTCCAGCagcaagggggaggagggggcaagCTCGCTCTGATGCATGTTAGGAGAAGAGTCCGTCTTAAGCACTCTCCTAGGACCGCCACCAAGAACGCATATCACAGACATGCTATGAAGCTGCACTTCCAGATGGGGAAGCTGAACCGCCACCCCCAAACCCACCATTGCAGAGCAGGAAGGGCCTCAGCAGCCCCCAGCCCAACATCTCGGGCACTGGGCCTGGGAGGAGACCACATGTCCTGTCCCCACTGCCTGGATCAGGCAGGTGAACGCCGTGTGGGAGATGGGAATCCTAACATTCCACACACAATGGGCTCAGTCCAAGGTAGTCCCGTCTTTCGGTGAAGAAAATGGAATGATCtgggtcaatttaaaaaaaataaataggcctggccagttggctcaggggtagagcgtcggcctggcatgcgggggacccaggttcgatttccggccagggcacataggagaggcgcccatttgcttctccacccccccccctccttcctctctgtctctctcttcccctcccgcagtgaaggctccattggagcaaagatggcccaggcgctggggatggctccttggcctctgccccaggcgctagagtggttctggtctcggcagagcgacgccccagaggggcagagcatcgcccctggtgggcgtgccgggtggatcctggtcgggcgcatgtgggagtctgtctgactgtctctgcccgtttccagcttcagaaaaatacaataaataaataaataaaaccaccgACCCCTTCTTTTTATTCTCATTCCTGTTGTTTTCAATGAGTGCAAACTTCTTTGACATGTCTTTATGAAAAATCTTTATTGCTTTTCCTGATTctataataaatttaagaattcaAATGGTACAAAgtgtaaaaaatagattttttaaaattatgaaataagtGCTCATTTCAAAACTTCCAAGTACAGATTGTGTGTTGGTACCCACAGGGGACTGGTTGCAGGACCCGCCCCCCAACCATACCAAAATCCAAAGATGTTCCAGTCCCTGATCTAAAAGGGCAAAGAGGAGGGCATGCCGTCGCCCCTCTGCACCCGAGGGTTCCATACCACGGATGAGAAGCCTGGACCTGGCAGGCTTTAGGGAATTAGAATTAGCCCTGTGTAACCCAGCCACACCTGCCCTGTCCCCGGGATTGGTGCTGTTCACAGACACACTGTTGGCACACACGTGTGTGTAGCTGGCATAAACAGCGGGCCATCCTCCGCAGAGGTGGGCTACTCGCCTTGCGTGGTTAACAGGTGGCTTTCCGTTTCTGTTGGAAACACCCAACGCTGCTGCACAGCTAAGCGTTACGTGTGTTTGGCTGAATCAGGGAGTCAGTGATCCCTGACCGTTGTTGAGTCTACACAACCAGCAATTTCAGGTGGTGAACATAACGCCACGCTCGCCCTCCCCTGCTGACGGGCCGCTGGCAGGTCTCCCCTCCGGCCATTACAAACAGGACAGCAGGGAACATCCTCGTGTCTTCTTAATGGCGTGTGAATGCCTTACCCCCAAGGGTCACAACACCTGAGCATTTAGAAGAGTCTAGAAGATGGCATTTCTCATCCGGGACAGTGAGACCCCACAGAGCCCACATGTAAACTTGTCCCACACATGAGCGTGACCAGCGGTGGCCAAGACACCGTTTAGCATGAACCCTATGCCACACAAGCGTGCAAAGCCAAGTCAGAGAAAACGGGTCCCTGATCCTCATGGACCGGATGCCGGGGGCCCGGTGTCCCCTCAGTGAACCAATGCATCCTCTGCCACGGGTCTCAGGGGcagaaaacaaactcacagaGGTACTGAAATCAGCCATCTGTGGGAAGATTTTGTAAAGGTTTTTTTTCAGAAGCTATTGCAAGTGGCCAAAAATATACATAGCACCTATGAAAATTCCGCAAGTCACCAGGCCTGTCAACATGCGGAGGCACGTGCCCGCGTCACCGGTGGTTGCGAGCAGCCCGCTTCCTCCTGGTCTTCTCCCGGGGCCTGTAGATCCTGCGCGGGTCGCAGTGGAGTCTGTGGACGGTCTTCTTGTGGCAGGCGACGTGCACCAGCTTCAGGTTCTCGGAGGTGAAGAGCAGGCTGTAGAAATACTCCCAGTCCACCTGCCTCCCGTCCTGTCCCTCGACGGCCTCTGCCAGCGTGGGGATGACGGTGCGTTTCTTCTCTATCCTGCACAGTGAGGCGAGAGACGGTCACTTCCTGCTGTCACTGCCCCAGAGGCACAGGCCCCTGAAACCAGGCGCGGTGACAGCACAGTTTCTACCCACTCGCTCATGGCTGAAACAGTAAAACTGGGTTTTGCTGCTGATAGGAAAAGACGGGGGAAATGAGATTTCGAAAGAGACCACACTTGACAACATCCCAtggagggggcaggggggtggaggggggctcACGGTACTGCCGCGGGCCAAGCACTCGGGGACGTTTCTTCAGACGCGACCCAGCACCGTCACTGCGTGTGGCCTCGGCTGCCGGGCCCACTGCCCAGCCAGGTCTGATGCGAGCCACTTGGCTTATATCACTTTGAAAATCGGGATGgtgcatattatttttaaatactgaaaaatacacaggaaaaaaaaatgggcggTGGCCCTGGTTCCCCATGATCACCGGCAACAACGTTTCTCACTCGTTTCCACGCTTTTTACCTCTGTGTGGATTTACCAGAAATTTACAGGGTTGCACGTGAACACGTTTTAAGTGGAACTCAGAAAGGAAGCTGGTAACCTGAGACAACCACGTTCATCTTGTTTCCCTCGTCCCTCCCCAGAGGTGACCACTGTTATGGGTCTAGTGGTGGTTCTGCGGGCCCACCCATGTGTATGCTAGAGTGTGTGTGACCACTTCTAGTGGTTCTGATATGGCTCTGGATGTGTAAACATTTTCACTCACGCAATACGAAGACCAACTCGGAGGCCCAGAAAAGGCATAGCTGGGAGGGCTGGCGGCGGTGTGACGCACCAGCCAGGCAGACAGGATCCTCTCCCCGACACCACGGCGAAATGCTAAATAAAAgccctctttcttaaaaatacgTACCggtttatatacataaataaacatagttgagatggaaagagagaaggggccgCCAGCTGCCAGAAACAGAAATCAGGAAATCAGCGCTGGGTCCACAGGGACACGTGACTGCCCAGTGCCGGCCCGGGTCCTGGCAGAGGCATGCGCAAGCCAGGGGGGGAGGCTGCTGAGACCCCACTGCAGCCATTACGAGGGGAGAGGAGCCGCGGAGGAGCCGGGGGCtccggggaggagggagggaaagcctCTAGGCTAGTGACAGGTTGCTGCGTAGCTAAGCGAAGCactggttgatgcttctccctctctctctctctctctctcttcctctctctcaaatcagtggacaaaaatttttttaaaaagagagaaaaggcctgaccaggcggtggtgcagttgatagaggttcagactgggatgcggaggacccaggttcgagaccccaaggtcgccagctagagcgtgggctcatctggtttgaacaaagcttacCAGGTTggccccaaagtcgctggcttgagcaaggggttgctgggtctgctgaaggcccacggtcaaggcacatatgagaaagcaatcaatgaacaactaaggtgtcgcaacgaaaaactgatgattgatactctcacctctctccgttcctgtctgtctgtccctgtctatccctctctctgactctgtctctgtaaaaaaaaagagagagagaaaagacttcTGCTCATGTCAGTCAAGGCAGAATGCCATCACCACGCAGTGCCCTGTGCAGCCATTCACTGGGCCCCGGGGGCCAGGCCTAAACGAGGCCACCCTTCTGCAGCCCTGGGGAGCAGGCATGCTGACCACAGACCCCATGCATAGAAGGGAGCAGGTGAGAGAAGGACACACATGAGGTCACAGGGACATGGACAGGATCTGGTCCGGCTCTCACAGTGCCACAGGAGGCAGCAGGACTCCTGCGTGGGCCCGGCAGCCCCTTCCACGCGGATATCGGTCACACTGGTGGGTCCAGGACCCACACGTTCGGTACGTGAAGCACAGGGCAGCAGGCGAGCCACAGCCACACTGTGGGGGGCCTAAGCATGGTCTCCAGGGCAGGCCCCGGCGTGGTCGCCTCACTCACATGTGGTCCAGGTTCCAGGTGCTGAACAGGACCCGGCTCTCCCTGTTCCCGTAGGGGTTGATGGAGTGTCTGGACGCACAGTCGGCCATGTCAAAAGGACCCTGTACCAAAAGAGAACCAGGTGACCGCCGCGAGGTAAGCCTCTGACCTGCCGGTCTCGGGTCAAGGGGCCACCTCAGTCACGCTCCcagctcagccccaggtgtcatcGTCGGCCCTTGAGGCTGGATCACATGTGACGCATCACAGAAGGGGAGGTGGCCAGGAAGGAGTGACTGCCCATGTCACAAAGGGCACCGGCTCCGAATCCCCAGACTCATGGCACCTGGGGAATGGTGCTCCCGGGATTTGCTCAGGTGTCCAGGAAGGACCTGTGGTGTCTGCTTGCATGGCCCAGGATGTGGCTCCAGCCAGCGCCACCCACCAGGGGGTCAAGCTTAACTAGTGCCCAAAATGTCACAGCCAGCCACAAACCCCGGATCCCTGAGCTCTGTCCCCTAGAAAGCTAACCCAAGGGAACAAAATACATGCTTTCCAGGGGCTCCTGAATGTCCCTCCTTCTCCTACCAGCCCACTCAAAAGAACATCATACTCCTGTCCCCACCCCGTGTCAAGGTGAGATTCCTGCTCGGGGCACCTGCGTCTTCCCCACTCACATCAGCAGTGAGGTCCCCGACCAGCAGGACAGCCATCTGGGAACCTGTCAGAAATGCAGGTCCTCGGGCCCATGTGAACTCTCGCCCCACAGCCTCGGGGTTCCAGTGCCCTActgaccgcccccccccctcaCAGCAAAGGGGCGCTGACGCCTGGAGCCAAGGGTGGGatgtcctccccacctcccacggAGGGCAGGATCAGCAGACGCCTGGGTGGTCCCAGGGTCAAGGACAGGCAGCTCACCTGGCAGGAGAACCAGCCTTCAGGCGTGCAGAGCCGGCCGTCAGCCTCGGCCCCTCTGTCAAAGTAGCCGCTGTTGTACCGCGCGGCCCGGAGCTTCTGGCCCATGGCCTCCACGATCCGCTCATACTCCTCCCGAGCCTCCACGCCCACCGCGGGTGTGTGAGAGCTCACCTGGAGGGACACCAAGGACATCGCTGAGGGGGGCTGGACGATGCTCTGTGCCCATGTTGGGCTCCCGTCCATTCAAGGCCACAGCGCTCGGggagcctgggacctcagcgcaGCTGTGGGGTGGGAGCTGAGCTCAGACAGGCCATGGCTGTCCAACCCTGGGAAAGCTCTCTGGAGATGGAGCTTTGGTCCCAGTCGAGCTCTGGACACCCTGGCCCTGTCTCCCAGCACTGACCACCGCTgcccaggaagacagagaggagggtAGGCAGGGAGCAACCGCCACATCAGGTCACCACCCCACCTCCCACGCTGCTCGCTCTAGCACAGGTGGCCACTGCCACCCATGGGTGCATGGGGCCATGCCATACACCAGGGGACCCCCTTCCTGAGCTGCCCCAGAGCCAGCCCTCCTCTGTGTGTCCTTCTGTAAAGGTCTGCAGGGGCCACACAGACCCCCTCGAGGCCAAGTGTCTGCCCGTCCCCGGGACTCAGTCATCCTCCAGAGCAGGGATGTGCCCTCTCTGCTCCCCCCACGGCTTCCTGTCTGTGCTCGTTTgttgtctgggctgctgctttgttgcaaAGAAGAACAGAGACCACGCCAGACACCGGACCAAGGACCGATTTCCACTGGGACCATGGCAGCTTCAAATCTGCCCGGAGCTACCTCTCACGTCTCCCAGCGGGGTGGCCCCGAGCCAGAGCTCCAACCACAACTACTCAGAGCCTTCCACTTCTTGTAGGGCTCAGACACCCGTGCT
The Saccopteryx bilineata isolate mSacBil1 chromosome 3, mSacBil1_pri_phased_curated, whole genome shotgun sequence DNA segment above includes these coding regions:
- the C3H1orf174 gene encoding UPF0688 protein C1orf174 homolog isoform X2, which codes for MRSRKLAGGVRSSARLRARSCSARLTSAQGVGIATSTKTVCQTFSSHKATDRRTSKKFKCDKGHLVKSELQKLVPKSESTSPPEVPLETPYKNEPPELAEDGQLPQGKEAGVSTVQETTGLPLGHSQVLSDACSARTDDGLSGALPGRELNSSSAVGGRPTPEPEQAQKPPLQMDSSVFLDDDSNQPMPVSQFFGNVELMQDLPPASSSCPSVSRREFRKMHFRAKEDEEEEDAEM
- the C3H1orf174 gene encoding UPF0688 protein C1orf174 homolog isoform X1, with protein sequence MRSRKLAGGVRSSARLRARSCSARLTSAQGVGIATSTKTVCQTFSSHKATDRRTSKKFKCDKGHLVKSELQKLVPKSESTSPPEVPLETPYKNEPPELAEDGQLPQGKEAGVSTVQETTGLPLGHSQVLSDACSARTDDGLSGALPGRELNSSSAVGGRPTPEPEQAQKPPLQMDSSVFLDDDSNQPMPVSQFFGNVELMQDLPPASSSCPSVSRREFRKMHFRAKEDEEEEDAEMKLVWTLEILQDTYGGNIKSILKNIFKLKLSSFLKCMGAK